The following proteins come from a genomic window of Alicyclobacillus dauci:
- the tenA gene encoding thiaminase II yields the protein MQFTDELRNLTDALFKRIKRHPFVQGIANESLEPNQLIHYVQQDYQYLTTYVQVYGLAMAKCTNRDQMRDLHARMRIVLEEEIHPHINFCRVAQVDYRDLQTGVALAPTAHHYAKHMLSVAQSGSLGEILATLLPCHWIYIDIADDMMSRVQPNETHAFYDWIRFYSSEEMHTGLATFRDWIDAYTLNSGERERDLMREHFLTSCQLELRFFDMAYTLEDWAVRGLLV from the coding sequence ATGCAATTCACTGACGAACTTCGCAATCTGACGGACGCCTTATTTAAACGAATCAAACGGCACCCCTTTGTTCAAGGCATTGCAAATGAAAGCCTCGAACCGAACCAACTCATCCATTACGTTCAGCAAGACTACCAGTACCTAACGACTTATGTTCAGGTCTACGGCCTCGCTATGGCTAAATGCACGAATCGGGACCAAATGCGCGACCTTCACGCGAGAATGAGGATTGTCCTAGAAGAAGAAATCCATCCACATATCAATTTCTGTCGTGTCGCTCAAGTCGACTACCGGGATTTGCAAACGGGCGTTGCACTGGCCCCGACCGCGCATCATTACGCGAAGCATATGTTGAGCGTGGCCCAGAGCGGATCGCTCGGTGAAATCCTCGCAACTCTACTCCCCTGCCACTGGATCTATATCGACATCGCGGACGACATGATGTCACGAGTACAGCCGAACGAGACACACGCATTTTACGATTGGATTCGCTTTTACAGCAGCGAGGAGATGCACACCGGTTTGGCGACGTTCCGAGATTGGATCGATGCGTATACTTTAAATTCGGGCGAGCGCGAAAGAGACTTGATGCGTGAGCATTTCCTGACGAGTTGTCAGCTTGAGCTGCGCTTCTTTGACATGGCGTATACGCTGGAGGATTGGGCCGTTCGGGGTTTGTTGGTGTGA
- a CDS encoding putative holin-like toxin, translating to MSVANALSMMISFGSLIVSLLSLVVAIVILALKRK from the coding sequence ATGAGTGTAGCAAACGCGTTGTCAATGATGATTAGTTTCGGGTCATTGATTGTTTCGCTTTTGTCACTCGTTGTAGCCATAGTCATTCTTGCCTTGAAACGCAAGTAG
- a CDS encoding G1 family glutamic endopeptidase yields the protein MKKRLLMFQAASVALCVGFGTYTVVNHVTSAQPSVQAPVQAPVQPSNTVNALANHFASWHSYDVPQSDAQIQEQLQQQIQQQEQQIQQEVERWQQQVNQLQQQAESGQQQQTNPQSQPDAQQGNQSTSSAVSLPANTQASGNWAGYIASPASRSDSYTSVTGSWTVPNITGSQDGVAAQWIGLGGVSSNDLLQMGTIEQFVNGQAVANVFWEKLPASAQNIMTVPIGSTINASISKATGSTWNITFTAHTPAGQTETKTILVTLNTSYARGIGTSAEWISEDPSDENNNLYPLADMGTVSYASTTVDGQPLNAAGNQIQPVALVDNGGNVLIAPSALGTDGTSFSTASVSAGTTLSGQAGQGSGRSGHHGRYHHLGGHSSGFTDFGSGYGFSRW from the coding sequence ATGAAGAAACGTTTGTTGATGTTCCAAGCCGCATCAGTTGCCTTATGTGTTGGTTTTGGCACGTACACCGTTGTCAACCATGTGACGTCGGCTCAGCCTTCCGTTCAGGCTCCTGTTCAGGCTCCTGTTCAGCCTTCGAACACTGTGAATGCACTCGCGAATCATTTTGCTTCTTGGCACTCCTACGATGTTCCACAGAGCGACGCACAAATCCAAGAACAACTCCAACAGCAAATTCAGCAGCAAGAACAGCAGATTCAACAGGAAGTGGAACGCTGGCAACAGCAAGTGAACCAGTTGCAACAACAAGCGGAGTCGGGGCAGCAACAACAGACCAACCCGCAGTCACAACCGGACGCGCAACAAGGGAATCAATCCACGTCATCGGCAGTGAGTTTGCCCGCCAACACCCAAGCCTCCGGAAACTGGGCGGGCTATATTGCTAGTCCGGCGTCGAGATCGGACAGTTATACCAGCGTCACCGGAAGTTGGACCGTGCCCAATATCACGGGCAGCCAGGACGGTGTTGCCGCACAATGGATAGGCTTAGGCGGCGTGTCCAGCAACGATCTTCTCCAAATGGGCACCATTGAACAATTCGTTAACGGCCAAGCAGTCGCCAACGTATTCTGGGAGAAACTTCCCGCAAGCGCACAAAACATCATGACGGTGCCCATCGGATCGACGATCAACGCCAGTATTTCGAAAGCGACCGGATCGACGTGGAACATCACTTTCACCGCACACACACCTGCGGGACAAACCGAGACCAAAACCATCCTAGTCACCCTGAACACGTCGTATGCACGGGGTATCGGGACGTCCGCGGAATGGATCAGCGAGGATCCATCTGACGAGAACAACAACCTCTATCCCCTCGCAGACATGGGGACGGTCTCCTACGCGTCCACAACTGTAGACGGTCAGCCGCTGAATGCAGCCGGCAACCAAATCCAGCCCGTCGCCCTCGTCGACAACGGCGGCAATGTGTTAATTGCTCCTTCGGCGCTTGGAACAGACGGAACGTCATTTTCGACAGCGTCTGTGAGCGCGGGCACCACCTTGAGCGGCCAAGCTGGCCAAGGTAGCGGACGAAGCGGTCACCATGGACGGTACCATCACTTAGGTGGTCACAGCAGTGGATTTACGGATTTCGGGTCGGGGTATGGCTTTAGTCGGTGGTGA
- a CDS encoding nucleotide sugar dehydrogenase, giving the protein MRETVSVVGLGFIGLPLSICLCERGLRVIGVDTASSKVEQLMNGVAYVQEDYRGETLTERLQVHLASGAFVPTTRLSVAAWESTTYLVTVGIPTDPRTGSLVTEPLTEAMAALGRVIKPHDLVIIRSTVVPGMVEDMCVPILEEHSRMVAGVDFHVAYAAERVAEGRAMIEFQTLDIVVGGLTEQCAELAARVLGKLTDGHIHVTDLRVAQLAKVIENAQRDVNLAIVNQLRQVAASHHVDLYELIQMVNTHPRVNLLLPSVGVGGYCIPNAYHYLRASVDETTYPLPLFQTARELNEAVPSDIAGALAKELKQADKSIDGAVVAVLGLGMKDGSNDTRQSPAIRCVEELQRLGATVRAFDPLIETPKPYQVTSMEACLKGADAILVGAWQPAFERDDWAELLSTTSAPVLLVDPRHRIAAHVPDLLDAPVLQSV; this is encoded by the coding sequence ATGCGGGAAACAGTGAGCGTTGTCGGTCTTGGATTTATTGGTTTACCGTTGTCCATTTGCCTGTGCGAGCGTGGCTTGCGGGTGATCGGTGTTGATACAGCTTCGAGCAAAGTTGAGCAACTCATGAACGGTGTGGCGTACGTTCAGGAGGATTACCGGGGTGAGACGCTAACCGAGCGGTTGCAGGTGCATTTGGCGTCTGGCGCGTTTGTGCCGACGACTCGGCTGTCGGTGGCGGCTTGGGAATCCACGACGTACCTTGTGACGGTGGGTATCCCGACGGATCCGCGGACGGGATCGCTCGTGACGGAGCCGTTAACCGAAGCGATGGCGGCACTCGGACGTGTCATCAAACCGCACGATCTCGTCATCATCCGCAGCACGGTCGTCCCGGGTATGGTGGAGGATATGTGCGTGCCCATCCTTGAGGAGCACAGTCGCATGGTTGCTGGCGTTGATTTCCACGTCGCATACGCAGCGGAACGCGTGGCGGAGGGAAGGGCGATGATCGAGTTTCAGACACTCGACATTGTCGTAGGCGGACTGACGGAACAGTGTGCAGAGCTCGCAGCGCGCGTGCTCGGCAAATTGACGGATGGTCATATCCACGTGACGGATTTGCGCGTGGCTCAGTTGGCAAAAGTCATTGAGAATGCTCAGCGGGACGTCAACTTGGCCATCGTCAACCAATTGCGCCAGGTGGCTGCATCCCACCATGTGGACTTATACGAGCTCATTCAAATGGTCAATACCCATCCACGGGTGAATTTGCTATTGCCGAGCGTCGGTGTGGGCGGATATTGCATTCCAAATGCATATCATTACCTGCGCGCGTCTGTAGACGAGACAACATACCCATTGCCGCTCTTCCAAACGGCCCGGGAACTGAACGAGGCGGTACCCTCCGACATTGCCGGTGCCCTCGCCAAGGAATTGAAGCAGGCGGATAAGTCTATCGATGGGGCGGTCGTGGCTGTGTTGGGTCTGGGGATGAAAGACGGATCGAACGACACTAGGCAGTCTCCTGCCATTCGCTGCGTGGAGGAATTGCAGCGCCTTGGTGCCACCGTACGCGCATTCGATCCGCTCATTGAAACACCAAAGCCGTACCAAGTCACCTCAATGGAAGCGTGCCTAAAGGGAGCGGACGCGATTTTGGTGGGTGCGTGGCAGCCAGCGTTTGAAAGAGACGATTGGGCGGAACTGTTGAGTACGACGAGCGCACCTGTCCTTCTCGTGGATCCGAGACATCGAATCGCGGCTCACGTACCGGATTTACTGGACGCGCCCGTGCTACAAAGCGTATGA
- a CDS encoding glycosyltransferase family 4 protein, translating to MEKGKRVLIVAYLFPPIGGIGVQRALKFAKYLCDHGYTPTVLTTHDAVSATMDEHLLDEVPDEIETIRVKDPMVGLIKRAFAATTSSAAASDSTLTTDDGEEGLRQRVKRMLKSLKDILLTPDEQILWALKAAFAASRIVREKRIDCVVTTSSPVSAHIVGWLLRRWTHVEWVADFRDPWTDNMHFHATGWRARFERWLEHRVLVNCSAITTVTDAFAELFARKHATVSEKTTVIRNGVDPADFHTLDPAPQAGRFTILYAGILYPKRSPESFLKALSQALRSGRIHPDHIRVEFAGVFDYPGSNANADLVERLHLQKVVKVLGYLRHEEVTKRMAAAHSLLLIGDADPSAHMYIPGKLYEYLYTRRPIFGIMQQGEASSLIEHYQAGVVVGPTDIARIEDEIVTMVNHFRKNGPISDHRPVPRELTRPYQAEQLARILDEVTGKPTVPKRRHTVAIEPLKQRRLL from the coding sequence ATGGAAAAAGGGAAAAGGGTGCTAATTGTCGCTTATTTGTTTCCACCAATCGGCGGCATCGGCGTACAGCGTGCCCTAAAGTTCGCCAAGTACCTTTGCGATCACGGCTACACACCCACTGTCCTCACCACACACGACGCCGTGTCAGCCACAATGGATGAACACCTGCTTGACGAGGTGCCGGACGAGATCGAAACCATTCGTGTGAAGGATCCCATGGTCGGTCTCATCAAGCGTGCGTTTGCAGCCACCACGTCATCTGCCGCAGCTTCAGACAGCACCCTCACAACCGACGACGGCGAGGAGGGGTTGCGCCAGAGAGTCAAACGGATGTTGAAATCCCTGAAGGATATCTTGCTGACACCGGACGAACAAATTTTGTGGGCGCTGAAGGCAGCTTTTGCAGCCAGCCGCATTGTGCGGGAGAAGCGGATCGATTGTGTGGTCACGACGTCGTCCCCTGTGAGCGCTCATATTGTGGGGTGGCTGTTAAGGCGTTGGACGCACGTGGAGTGGGTCGCAGATTTTCGCGATCCCTGGACGGACAACATGCACTTCCACGCCACGGGCTGGCGGGCCCGCTTCGAGCGCTGGCTTGAGCACCGGGTTCTTGTCAACTGCAGCGCCATCACAACGGTAACGGACGCGTTCGCAGAACTGTTCGCACGCAAACATGCAACTGTCAGCGAAAAAACGACTGTCATACGAAATGGCGTCGATCCCGCCGATTTTCACACACTTGACCCGGCCCCACAGGCTGGAAGGTTCACGATACTATACGCGGGTATTCTCTATCCGAAGAGATCGCCTGAATCGTTCCTCAAAGCGCTGAGCCAAGCACTTCGATCCGGTCGAATCCACCCGGATCACATTCGCGTGGAGTTTGCGGGGGTCTTCGACTACCCTGGATCAAATGCAAATGCCGATCTCGTCGAACGACTCCACCTACAAAAGGTCGTCAAAGTCCTGGGCTATCTTCGTCACGAGGAAGTGACCAAGCGCATGGCCGCAGCGCACAGTTTGCTGCTCATCGGAGACGCGGACCCAAGCGCACACATGTACATTCCTGGCAAGCTATACGAGTATTTGTACACGCGTCGCCCTATTTTCGGCATCATGCAGCAAGGCGAAGCATCATCACTCATAGAGCACTATCAGGCAGGTGTGGTCGTAGGCCCCACGGATATCGCAAGAATCGAAGACGAAATTGTCACCATGGTCAACCACTTTCGGAAGAACGGTCCAATCTCTGACCACCGACCTGTCCCAAGGGAGTTAACACGTCCGTATCAAGCAGAGCAATTGGCAAGAATACTGGACGAAGTGACGGGGAAACCCACAGTGCCAAAACGGAGGCACACTGTAGCGATCGAGCCGCTAAAGCAACGGCGATTGCTCTAG
- a CDS encoding RNA polymerase sigma factor produces MTCSTHLNQRRAHDIYRFARFTLGDASSAYDVVHEVFVRAIRSWEKFRDDANPKTWLLTIARNYMYDYLRKQKKWERFVAGYDPPFIPNEALSIEDTMVLEESLLALKDTYRQVFILRHIENLSIAETAHVLGWSQGKVRTTDYRAVAKLRGLLGASFEEANP; encoded by the coding sequence TTGACTTGTTCAACCCATCTCAACCAGCGAAGAGCCCATGATATTTATCGATTCGCGCGGTTTACTCTGGGTGATGCGTCCAGTGCCTACGATGTCGTTCACGAGGTTTTTGTCCGTGCGATCCGGTCATGGGAAAAATTTAGAGATGACGCGAATCCAAAGACCTGGCTACTCACTATCGCTCGAAATTATATGTACGATTACCTCCGAAAACAGAAAAAATGGGAGAGGTTTGTGGCTGGATACGACCCACCTTTTATACCGAACGAAGCCCTGTCGATAGAAGACACGATGGTTCTCGAAGAATCGCTTTTGGCATTAAAAGATACCTATCGGCAAGTCTTTATACTTCGGCATATTGAGAACTTATCCATAGCCGAAACGGCACATGTACTCGGGTGGTCTCAAGGGAAAGTAAGGACGACAGACTATCGCGCGGTTGCCAAACTTCGAGGATTACTTGGAGCAAGCTTTGAGGAGGCGAATCCTTAA